From the Thermococcus sp. genome, the window ACAAGAACGTGGACAAGGTTCTCACCGCTGCGACCGACGGAATCGCCCTCGGTGTCCACGTGGCCAAAGAACTCAGTGTTGACGTCGTCTATGCCAAGAAAAAGAAGGAAGTCGGAGTCGAGAAGTTCTACGAGGTCAGCTACGTCCCGAGCGCCTCTGGAAGCGTAACCACCCTGTACCTCCCCCAGTGGGCGCTCAGAAAGGGCGAAAACGTCCTCATAGTTGACGACGTGATAAGGAGCGGTGAGACGCAGAGGGCCCTCCTTGAGATGTGCAGACAGGCAGGGGCAAAACCTGTGGGCATGTTCTTCCTCATAAGCGTCGGCGATGTCATCGACCACCTCAAGGAGGAGTACAGCATCCCCGTGGAGAGCCTCATAAGGCTGGAGTGATGCCGATGAAGGTGTTCATTTACAACGCAGATGGTCTGACCATACCGGTGGAGGTCGAGCTCGGCCTCCCCTTCAAATTCGTCTGTAGTGAAGAGGAATGCGGCAGAAAAGTCGTCATAGAGGGAGTTGTCAGGCTGGCCAGCGAGGATGAGTTTACCGAGATACTCGAAAGCACCATAGCAGAGAACTCGGACTTCAAAAAGATACGAGAAATAACCGCCAGGATGCTTGTATTCGAGGGAAAAGTCAACGGAAAAGAAGTGAAGCTTCCTGTTGAGAGCTTCGACGACTTTGCCAAACGCTTTTTGGACGAGGTTTTAGTCCTCCGTTAGCTTAAGCCTCAGGTCTTCCTTGACCACCTGCATTGCCACGCTCGTGTTCGTTTTTTCCACCCCATCCAGCGAGAGAAGCCATTTAACGAAGCGGTTCATATCTGCCCTGTCCCTAAACTTGGCCACTACAACTATGTCAAACTCCCCGGTGATGTCGTACACCATCACAACCCGGTCGTTGCGGGCTATTTCCCGTTCTATCTCAACTATCTTCCTGCCCTGGGCCTTAACCCCTATCACCGTGGTGAGGCCAAAGCCAAGCTTCTCATAGTCGAGAATCGGCGCAAATCCCCGGATTATTCCCTCCTCCTCCATCCTCTTGATGCGGTTGTACACGGTTCCTACGGCGACCTTCAGCTCACGCGCTATCTCGCGATAGGAGAGCCTAGCATTCTCCTGAAGCAGGGAGAGTATCCTGAGATCCAGCTCATCCACCATGCTCACCACCGGGAAGAATACACCGTAAACTTTAAATACCCTTCCCTTGGAGGGAATAGCGGGCAGAGGACCGGTAGCCTAGCTAGGATAGGGCGGCGGCCTCCTAAGCCGCAGGTCCGGGGTTCAAATCCCCGCCGGTCCGCCATAACAGCCCTTTTCTGGCAAAAGTGTTGGCGGAAAATCCCGTGCTTGCCACTTCCACGTGATGTTCTACAACGAAATGAGTTGAAGTGTTTTTCTGGATGCAGAGTCCCTGCTAAATGTCAGCCATGAATAACGTGGTGTTCCTCTTTCCCGAAAGATTTAAATATCCGCAAATTTTAGTTAATTTGGGTAAGAAAAAGTTGGGGGGGTGAGAAGATGGTGTACGTCGCGGTTCTGGCAAACGTTAACGGCAACCTCCCCGCCCTCGCAAAGGCCCTCGAAAAGATAGAGGCCCTAAAAGAGGAGGGCTACGAGATCGAGAAGTACTACCTCATTGGAAACATCGTGGGGCTGTTCCCCTACCCAAGGGAGGTTCTAGACACCCTCGACGACCTCATAAAGAACAACAAGGTCAGCGTAATCCGCGGCGAGTTCGACCAGGTTATATCGGAGAGCGACCCCCATGCCGAGGGCCCGGACCACATCGACCGTGTGAACTACCCCGAGCACGTCAAACTGGCCCTGAAGTACACGTGGGAAAAGCTCGGCCATGAGGGCAGGGAGTTTATACGCGACCTGCCTGTTTATCTGGTCGACAGGGTTGGAAAGAACGACATTTTTGGTGTCTACGGAAGCCCCCTCGATCCATTTGGGGGAAAAGTCCTTCCAGAGCAGCCGACGAGCTACTACGAGGCCATAATGCGCCCCATGAAAGACTACGAAATACTCTTCGTGGCCTCACCAAAGTATCCGGTCAATGCCATGACGCGCTACGGAAGGGTCATCTGCCCCGGAAGCATAGGGTTCCCACCAGGAAAGGAGCACAAGGCCACGTTCGCCCTTGTGGACGTTGACACACTTCACACGAAGTTCGTAGAGGTCGACTATGACAAGAAGCTCATAGAGGAGAGGATACGCAGGGAAGGCCTGCCCGAAGAGCTCGTCAGGATTCTCTACCACGGAAAGATTTGACCAGGGCAATTCCCTCCATTATTCCCCTTCTATCGTAGGCAAGGAAAAGCAGAAAACCCGCCAGAAGGGCGTACTTTGACAGAAAGACCAGGGACTGAAGGAGCAGTGCCGCAACCAGCGAGGCGTATATCGTGGGAGATACCTTGAGGAGACTCCTCGCGTAGTGGGCAACGCCCGCGAGTATAATACCGTAGCCGAGCATCAGACCCCCCATAACACCCACGGCCTCAAACGCCGGTATCAGATAGAACCACGAAACTAAAACCGCCAAGGCCCCAAGAAGTGCCACGAAGGTTCCTTTTTTAACGTAGGCTGTTGAATTCAGGGCAACTATGCTGGGATTGTAGGCTATGTAAACCTCCATCGCCATGAGGGCCAGGTAGAAGGCGGGGCCCACATCGAAGCCAAATATTGCCGAGAGAACCTCTCTGCCGAGCAGCATGAGAATGAACACTGCGATGCTGGTCACCAGTATCAGGAGGGTCGTTGTCTTCTCGGCGAGGAATTTGATATAGTCCTCCTCGTTTTTGCCGTACTTGTAGGAAAAGAGGGGCATTATGGCCGACTGGAGAACCTGGGGGAGATACGTCAGGAGAAAGGCCGCGGAGAGTATCGCGGACACCACGCCTGCAACCCCCGGGCCGGAGAGATATTCGCTCATGAAATAGGGGCCCTGTATCAGGAAGACACCCGAGAGGGTTCCCAGGAACGCAAACGCCGAATACGATATGAGAAGGCCCATTTCTTTCCTCCGGGGCTTTCCAATTAGGTCAAACCTCACCAGGTAGGCGGCGGAGAAGAGCGCAATTAACCCAAGGAAAAGCAGGTATGGAGCGAAGACGTTGGGGAGTAGAAACCCGCCAAGGAAACCCGCGAAAGCCAGTGTTATCATGTAGGCGTAGTGCTCTCCCCGGTGGATGCCGTAGAGGAAGTTCCTGAGGGTCAGCTGAATTCCCCTGAGCGTTGCAAGGACTCCCAGGTAGAGATTTACGGGAAGCAGGAGAAGGCCGGCCAGCGGGAGGAGGAACGAAGGCAGGGTTACTGAGCGTATCAAATCGGCTCTGCCGGCCCCCAAGAATTCAGAGGCGTATTTGCCAAGGGCTATCGCAAAGAAGCTCAGGGGTATGGCGACAAAGAAGGCCTGCGAGATAAGAGAGTTCGCCATCCCCAGCTCCTCAAGGCCAAAGCGCCTGGCGACTATTGCGCTGTACAGAAACCTGGTCAGCCCAGTGAGGCCCAGGGCAACCACCGATGCGAGCGAATGGCGTATAATGACCCGGCGCTCGTAGCTCATGGATGAAGAGGGAAAAGGAAAAATTTAACCTTTTTGGAAGCCCAGATAGAACCCCACGACAAACGCCCCAGTTCCAGGAAGTATCCCCAGAACTTTGTCGGACAGGCCGATTATCTCACTTGTCCATCCACTGGCAAGGTTGAACAGCCTGTCCTGGTTCACTGTTATGACACCCTTCTGCTGGAGCCAGAACAGACTCAGGACATAAGCCCCTATAAGGGCCAGTGCGAGCTTCATTAGTTTTTTCAGGGCATATCCTGTGACAAAACCCACAACGCCCCCAACCCCAATGTCACCCACCATTGCATTTACGTTGAACTCCATTTCAGTCACCTAATATCAGTCGTGCACTGGAGAATAAAACGTTTTTGCCAAAATGTTTAAATTACACGATTCCAAAATATTTCTAAAGCATAAAAGTAGGTGTGAAGGCCATGACGACCCCGATGGAGAGGCTCAAAAACAAGATAACGAAGGAAGTCCTGTGGCTTTATATCCTCAGGCTTCTGAAGGAGAGACCCATGTACGCGTACGAGCTCAAGGAGAGGATAAAGGAAGCCTTCAACTTTGAGCCAGCAACCGTCAGCTCCTACGTCGTTCTCTACAAGTTGGAGAAGGACGGATACGTTACCGCAGAATGGCAGGAGAGTGAGACGGGAAAGCCGTCGAGGAAGTACTACAAGCTCACCCCTGAGGGGGAGAAGCTCTTTGAGGAGGGCATAGCTTTTCTTGAGAACATGCTCTCAAAGCTCAAAGAGTAGCTTCCAATTTATGACCGAGAAAAGTGCAAAAGAGAAACCTTTGAGGGCTAAAGCCCTCAGCGTCCCATTCCACCGCGCGGCTCTCTCGCCTTCGGGCGGAGACCCTTGTAGCCGCACTTTCTGCACTTCTTGGCCTTCCACGGGTTAGTGGCGCCGCAACGCATGCAGATGTACTTCCTAAAGATTCTGGCCTCAGCCTCTGGGAATCTCGCCATCGTGATCACCTCATGATCTTAATCCAACACACCTATCCCCACGGACTTTTAAACCTTTGGTGCGGGGGACGGGATTCGAACCCGCGCAGCCCTGCGGCAGCGGATCTTAAGTCCGCCCCCTTTGGCCAGGCTCGGGCACCCCCGCGCGAGGGAGAGTAAAGCGAGGGGCGTTAAAAATCTTCCCCTCAGGTTCTGATGATCCTCATCTCAAAGTCCTCGACCGGGACCTTGAAGTCCTCCCTGCTCTCTATCTCCTTCCTGTTGTAGAGAACCTCCCTCGCGAGGATCCAGTAGATGAGCGCCAAAGCTTTCCTACCCTTGTTGTTGGTCGGTATGGCAACATCGACGTAGCTGAGGAAGTTCTCGGTGTCGACGAGGGCAACTATCGGGATTCCTATCTCTATGGCCTCCTTCATGGCCTGGTGGTCGGCCCTCGGGTCGGTGACTATGAGGACGTCGGGCTCCATGAAGTTCTTGACCTGCGGG encodes:
- a CDS encoding lipopolysaccharide biosynthesis protein, with amino-acid sequence MSYERRVIIRHSLASVVALGLTGLTRFLYSAIVARRFGLEELGMANSLISQAFFVAIPLSFFAIALGKYASEFLGAGRADLIRSVTLPSFLLPLAGLLLLPVNLYLGVLATLRGIQLTLRNFLYGIHRGEHYAYMITLAFAGFLGGFLLPNVFAPYLLFLGLIALFSAAYLVRFDLIGKPRRKEMGLLISYSAFAFLGTLSGVFLIQGPYFMSEYLSGPGVAGVVSAILSAAFLLTYLPQVLQSAIMPLFSYKYGKNEEDYIKFLAEKTTTLLILVTSIAVFILMLLGREVLSAIFGFDVGPAFYLALMAMEVYIAYNPSIVALNSTAYVKKGTFVALLGALAVLVSWFYLIPAFEAVGVMGGLMLGYGIILAGVAHYARSLLKVSPTIYASLVAALLLQSLVFLSKYALLAGFLLFLAYDRRGIMEGIALVKSFRGRES
- a CDS encoding 50S ribosomal protein L40e encodes the protein MARFPEAEARIFRKYICMRCGATNPWKAKKCRKCGYKGLRPKAREPRGGMGR
- a CDS encoding Lrp/AsnC family transcriptional regulator → MVDELDLRILSLLQENARLSYREIARELKVAVGTVYNRIKRMEEEGIIRGFAPILDYEKLGFGLTTVIGVKAQGRKIVEIEREIARNDRVVMVYDITGEFDIVVVAKFRDRADMNRFVKWLLSLDGVEKTNTSVAMQVVKEDLRLKLTED
- a CDS encoding PadR family transcriptional regulator — its product is MTTPMERLKNKITKEVLWLYILRLLKERPMYAYELKERIKEAFNFEPATVSSYVVLYKLEKDGYVTAEWQESETGKPSRKYYKLTPEGEKLFEEGIAFLENMLSKLKE
- a CDS encoding phosphoribosyltransferase family protein, whose product is MSQLKSVQEKLRLVRVLRLLKKTYTYEELSKITGLPITVLNRYVRGKVLPSAERTKELLELLLPYINIEEEVRRRIKFDEYGFFDNMPVLSDTALMSLIAEEVAGRYMDKNVDKVLTAATDGIALGVHVAKELSVDVVYAKKKKEVGVEKFYEVSYVPSASGSVTTLYLPQWALRKGENVLIVDDVIRSGETQRALLEMCRQAGAKPVGMFFLISVGDVIDHLKEEYSIPVESLIRLE
- a CDS encoding metallophosphoesterase, with translation MVYVAVLANVNGNLPALAKALEKIEALKEEGYEIEKYYLIGNIVGLFPYPREVLDTLDDLIKNNKVSVIRGEFDQVISESDPHAEGPDHIDRVNYPEHVKLALKYTWEKLGHEGREFIRDLPVYLVDRVGKNDIFGVYGSPLDPFGGKVLPEQPTSYYEAIMRPMKDYEILFVASPKYPVNAMTRYGRVICPGSIGFPPGKEHKATFALVDVDTLHTKFVEVDYDKKLIEERIRREGLPEELVRILYHGKI
- a CDS encoding FUN14 domain-containing protein, coding for MEFNVNAMVGDIGVGGVVGFVTGYALKKLMKLALALIGAYVLSLFWLQQKGVITVNQDRLFNLASGWTSEIIGLSDKVLGILPGTGAFVVGFYLGFQKG